The DNA region CCGACGGGGAGGACGTGGGGAGGCGAGGGTTCTAGGAGGACCGCCCCCCCGAAAGCCCGCTGGGAGTGAGAATCCCCGGCTGCCCTTTCGGGCCTGTCGTCGTTCTGCCCTACCGAGGGGCCGGGCCATGAGCCATCCCGTCTCCCTGGAGGTGGGCACGAGGTCTCGTCTAGGTCTCTCTCCCCCCCGTCAGGCTTTGGAAAGACGGCGCGTGAATACTTCAGGAAGGTTAAAGAAGCTCCTCATTTTTGAGGCGCGTCGGGAGGGCGTATGGATGAATCGAAGAAAGGCCTCAAGCTCGCCGCATTCGACCCGAACGACATGGAGCGCGGGGAGGACGGCGAGCTGTACCACCTGCCGACCCTACGCGCCCTCCACGCGGCGGGCCGCCTCTCCCATGAGAGCGCCGGTTACCTGATCCTGATGCAGCGGGCCGCCCTGCACAGCACCCGCTTGATCGCCTGAGCATCGCGCCCCTCCCGTCCGCCCTCCGCCCACCTGGTCACGCAGGCGGGTCGTTCACGTCCACGGCAGCGCCGACCGCTCCCGCCAGTACACCCCCGGCGCCTGGGCGAGGCCGCGCAGGGTGTCCAGGTGTTCGGGCGTGAGGTGGAGCGTCCCCGCGCGCAGGTTGCTGTGGAGCTGTCCCGTTGTGGTCGCCCCGCTAAGCACCACGTCCGCCCAGGGCTGTGCGAGGACGGCGGCGAGGGCCACCGCGTCCGGTGTGGCGCCCACGTCGGCGCAGATCCCGGCGAGGGCGGGCGGGGGATAGCTTCGCGAGGTCAGGCGCCCGTTCGCCACCCCCTCCTTGACGACCACGCCCCAGCCTGCCGCGTGGGCCTCTCCAAGCGCGCCCTCGGCGGAGGGTTCGAGCAGGTTCCAGGTCGCCTGCACCACGCTCAGGGGGTTCACGCCGTCCACCTGGACTTCCAGGGCCCGCCACAGCGTGTCGGCCTGCGCGGGGCCGCTCGTGCTCAGGCCCACCCGCACGCCCTCCCCCGCGAGTGCCGCCAGCCGCGCCAACACCCGCCCGTCTTCCAGCACGCCCGTCTCCAGCGTCGCCGAGTGGATGAGGTACACGTCGGGTCGGCGGCCCAGCGCGGCCAGGGTCTCGGGCCACTGCCGCTTCAGGGTGGCGGGGGAAT from Deinococcus aetherius includes:
- a CDS encoding aldo/keto reductase, with product MSAVSPPTHLLGAAPPAVTRLGLGLAALGRPGYINLGHGDDVGTDKDVDAMRRRAWEVLDAAWGAGVRYLDAARSYGEAEDFLGGWLRERGHGAAVGSKWGYTYTAGWHTDAEQHEVKDHSPATLKRQWPETLAALGRRPDVYLIHSATLETGVLEDGRVLARLAALAGEGVRVGLSTSGPAQADTLWRALEVQVDGVNPLSVVQATWNLLEPSAEGALGEAHAAGWGVVVKEGVANGRLTSRSYPPPALAGICADVGATPDAVALAAVLAQPWADVVLSGATTTGQLHSNLRAGTLHLTPEHLDTLRGLAQAPGVYWRERSALPWT